In Zingiber officinale cultivar Zhangliang chromosome 8B, Zo_v1.1, whole genome shotgun sequence, a single genomic region encodes these proteins:
- the LOC122016622 gene encoding patatin-like protein 2, whose product MSEDSQICSASDSNNNNNSSNPFPGNLVTVLSIDGGGVRGLIPATILAFLESKLQELDGADARIADYFDVIAGTSTGGLITAMLAAPSKDGGDRRPLFSAKEIVDFYLDNCSKIFPRRRNACILNPVLNLIAAFAGPKYDGEYLRSKIRELFGDTKLSETLTNVVIPAFDIKFLQPTIFSSFEMKSEPLKDAMLSDICIGTSATPTYFPAHYFATEDESGGRREFNLVDGGVAANNPTLAAMSQLTKAISSRKADFFPIKPTDYGKFLVISLGAGSNKQEKRYSVKESGRWGVLAWLYDKGTMAAPIVDVYHEASADMVDVHAAVVFQALHSQDNYLRIQDDTLKGNVASLDASSKENLGNLMEIGNNLLKKRVSRVNLENGMYEPCAGEETNEEVLANFAQRLSDERRLRNSK is encoded by the exons ATGTCAGAAGACTCTCAGATTTGCTCAGCTTCTgactctaataataataataatagttcaAATCCTTTTCCTGGAAACCTGGTGACAGTTCTGAGCATAGACGGCGGTGGCGTCAGAGGACTCATTCCAGCTACCATCCTCGCTTTCCTCGAATCCAAACTGCAA GAATTGGATGGAGCAGACGCGAGAATAGCAGATTACTTCGACGTGATCGCCGGAACCAGTACCGGCGGCCTTATCACGGCCATGCTCGCGGCGCCCAGTAAGGACGGCGGCGATCGACGGCCTCTCTTTTCCGCCAAAGAAATCGTCGACTTCTATCTTGACAATTGCTCCAAAATTTTCCCACGGAGAAGGAA CGCCTGTATTTTGAATCCGGTGCTGAATCTGATCGCCGCCTTCGCCGGACCCAAATACGACGGCGAGTATCTGCGCTCCAAGATCCGAGAACTGTTCGGCGACACCAAGCTCAGCGAAACTCTGACCAACGTGGTGATCCCCGCCTTCGACATCAAGTTTCTCCAGCCCACTATCTTCTCGTCCTTCGAG ATGAAGTCGGAGCCGCTGAAGGACGCGATGCTGTCGGACATCTGCATCGGGACGTCGGCGACGCCGACGTACTTCCCGGCGCACTACTTCGCGACGGAAGACGAGTCAGGGGGGCGGCGGGAGTTCAACTTGGTGGACGGGGGCGTGGCGGCGAACAACCCGACGCTGGCGGCGATGAGCCAATTGACGAAGGCGATCTCGTCGAGGAAGGCGGACTTCTTCCCGATCAAGCCGACGGACTACGGCAAGTTTCTGGTGATCTCGCTTGGCGCGGGATCGAACAAGCAGGAGAAGAGGTACAGCGTGAAGGAGTCCGGCAGGTGGGGCGTGCTCGCGTGGCTCTACGACAAGGGCACCATGGCCGCGCCCATCGTCGACGTGTACCACGAAGCCAGCGCCGACATGGTCGACGTCCACGCCGCCGTCGTCTTCCAAGCGCTGCATTCCCAGGACAACTACCTGCGCATCCAG GATGATACTCTGAAGGGAAATGTTGCGTCCCTGGACGCATCGTCAAAGGAGAACTTGGGGAACTTGATGGAGATCGGAAACAATTTGCTAAAGAAGAGAGTGTCGAGAGTCAACTTGGAGAATGGCATGTACGAGCCTTGCGCGGGAGAGGAAACCAACGAGGAGGTGCTTGCTAACTTCGCGCAAAGGCTTTCCGACGAAAGAAGACTAAGAAACTCAAAGTAA